The Dasypus novemcinctus isolate mDasNov1 chromosome 12, mDasNov1.1.hap2, whole genome shotgun sequence genome includes a window with the following:
- the IL26 gene encoding interleukin-26, producing MWVNCLLRSGLLFVTLSLAIAKHKQSSFNKSCSSQGTLSQAVDTLYVKAARLKAAVPEDYIKNIRLLKKKTRKLFMKNCRFQEQLLSFFMEDVFGYLQLQACKEIHFVEDFHSLTQKLSNCNSCASSAREMKPITRMKRIFYGIGNKGIYKAIGELDILLSWIKKFLESIK from the exons ATGTGGGTGAATTGCCTTTTGAGGTCTGGGTTGCTGTTTGTCACTCTGTCTCTTGCCATTGCCAAGCACAAGCAATCTTCCTTCAACAAAAGTTGCTCCTCCCAGGGAACACTGTCCCAAGCTGTCGACACCCTCTATGTCAAGGCAGCACGGCTCAAAGCAGCAGTTCCG GAagactacataaaaaatataagattactaaaaaagaaaacaagaaaactgtTCATG AAAAACTGCAGATTTCAAGAACAGCTTCTGTCCTTCTTCATGGAAGATGTTTTTGGTTACCTCCAATTACAAGCTTGCAAGGAAATACACTTTGTAGAAGACTTTCATAGCCTTACGCAGAAATTGAGCAACTGT AATTCCTGTGCTTCATCAGCTAGAGAGATGAAACCCATTACCAGgatgaaaagaatattttatggG ATTGGAAACAAAGGAATCTACAAAGCCATCGGTGAATTGGATATTCTCCTCTCCTGGATTAAAAAATTCTTGGAAAGCATTAAGTAA